The following are encoded together in the Arvicanthis niloticus isolate mArvNil1 chromosome 9, mArvNil1.pat.X, whole genome shotgun sequence genome:
- the Brpf1 gene encoding peregrin isoform X1, translating into MGVDFDVKTFCHNLRATKPPYECPVETCRKVYKSYSGIEYHLYHYDHDSPPPPQQTPLRKHKKKGRQSRPANKQSPSPSEVSQSPGREVMSYAQAQRMVEVDLHGRVHRISIFDNLDVVSEDEEAPEEAPENGSNKENTETPAATPKSGKHKNKEKRKDSNHHHHSTPASAAPKLPEVVYRELEQDTPDAPPRPTSYYRYIEKSAEELDEEVEYDMDEEDYIWLDIMNERRKTEGVSPIPQEIFEYLMDRLEKESYFESHNKGDPNALVDEDAVCCICNDGECQNSNVILFCDMCNLAVHQECYGVPYIPEGQWLCRRCLQSPSRAVDCALCPNKGGAFKQTDDGRWAHVVCALWIPEVCFANTVFLEPIDSIEHIPPARWKLTCYICKQRGSGACIQCHKANCYTAFHVTCAQQAGLYMKMEPVRETGANGTSFSVRKTAYCDIHTPPGSARRLPALSHSEGEEEEDEEEDEGKSWSSEKVKKAKAKSRIKMKKARKILAEKRAAAPVVSVPCIPPHRLSKITNRLTIQRKSQFMQRLHSYWTLKRQSRNGVPLLRRLQTHLQSQRNCDQVGRDSEDKNWALKEQLKSWQRLRHDLERARLLVELIRKREKLKRETIKIQQIAMEMQLTPFLILLRKTLEQLQEKDTGNIFSEPVPLSEVPDYLDHIKKPMDFFTMKQNLEAYRYLNFDDFEEDFNLIVSNCLKYNAKDTIFYRAAVRLREQGGAVLRQARRQAEKMGIDFETGMHIPHNLAGDEVSHHTEDVEEERLVLLENQKHLPVEEQLKLLLERLDEVNASKQSVGRSRRAKMIKKEMTALRRKLAHQRETGRDGPERHGPSGRGNLTPHPAACDKDGQTDSAAEESSSQETSKGLGPNMSSTPAHEVGRRTSVLFSKKNPKTAGPPKRPGRPPKNRESQMTPSHGGSPVGPPQLPIMGSLRQRKRGRSPRPSSSSDSDSDKSTEDPPMDLPANGFSSGNQPVKKSFLVYRNDCNLPRSSSDSESSSSSSSSAASDRTSTTPSKQGRGKPSFSRGTFPEDSSEDTSGTENEAYSVGTGRGVGHSSKYPHPKSGVLGTQFQGLAGPPAADVPPLSRSCEVVRKSLGRGAGWLSEDEDSPLDALDLVWAKCRGYPSYPALIIDPKMPREGMFHHGVPIPVPPLEVLKLGEQMTQEAREHLYLVLFFDNKRTWQWLPRTKLVPLGVNQDLDKEKMLEGRKSNIRKSVQIAYHRALQHRSKVQGEQSSETSDSD; encoded by the exons ATGGGGGTGGACTTTGATGTGAAGACCTTCTGCCACAACTTGCGGGCAACTAAGCCACCATATGAGTGCCCTGTGGAGACTTGCCGCAAGGTTTACAAGAGTTACAGTGGTATCGAGTACCACCTGTACCACTATGATCATGACAGCCCACCGCCCCCACAGCAGACCCCGCTGCGCAAGCACAAAAAGAAAGGGCGCCAGTCACGACCAGCCAACAAGCAGTCACCCAGCCCCTCTGAGGTCTCCCAGTCACCAGGCCGAGAGGTGATGAGCTATGCTCAGGCCCAGCGCATGGTAGAAGTGGACCTTCATGGCCGTGTCCACCGAATCAGCATCTTTGACAACTTGGATGTGGTGTCAGAGGATGAGGAGGCCCCTGAAGAGGCCCCTGAGAATGGCAGCAACAAGGAAAACACTGAGACACCTGCGGCTACACCTAAGtcaggcaagcataagaacaagGAGAAACGAAAAGActccaaccaccaccaccacagtacTCCTGCCAGTGCTGCTCCCAAACTGCCTGAGGTGGTGTACCGTGAGCTAGAGCAAGATACCCCTGACGCACCGCCCAGGCCCACTTCATACTACCG GTACATCGAGAAGTCTGCAGAAGAGCTGGATGAGGAGGTGGAGTATGACATGGATGAAGAGGACTACATCTGGCTGGATATCATGAATGAGCGGCGGAAGACTGAGGGTGTAAGTCCCATCCCACAGGAGATTTTTGAGTACTTAATGGACCGGTTGGAGAAGGAGTCGTACTTTGAGAGTCACAATAAAGGTGACCCCAATGCACTAGTGGATGAAGATGCTGTGTGCTGTATCTGCAATGATGGCGAGTGCCAGAACAGCAATGTCATCCTCTTCTGTGACATGTGCAACTTGGCTGTGCACCAGGAGTGCTACGGTGTCCCCTATATCCCTGAAGGCCAGTGGCTGTGCCGCCGTTGCCTGCAGTCACCTTCTCGTGCAGTGGATTGTGCTCTGTGCCCCAATAAGGGCGGTGCCTTCAAGCAGACAGATGATGGCCGCTGGGCCCACGTGGTGTGTGCCTTGTGGATCCCTGAGGTCTGCTTTGCCAACACAGTCTTCCTAGAACCTATTGACAGCATTGAGCACATCCCACCAGCTCGGTGGAAGCTCACTTGCTACATTTGTAAACAGCGGGGTTCTGGAGCCTGCATCCAGTGCCATAAGGCCAATTGCTACACAGCCTTCCATGTGACATGTGCCCAACAGGCTGGCCTTTACATGAAGATGGAACCTGTGCGGGAGACAGGTGCCAATGGTACTTCCTTTAGCGTCCGCAAGACAGCCTACTGTGACATCCACACACCCCCAGGTTCTGCTCGTCGCCTGCCTGCCCTGTCCCACAGTGagggtgaggaagaagaagatgaggaagaagatgagggtAAGAGCTGGAGCTCAGAGAAGGTCAAGAAGGCCAAGGCTAAGTCCCGGATTAAGATGAAGAAAGCTCGGAAGATCTTGGCAGAGAAGAGGGCAGCAGCACCTGTGGTGTCCGTGCCCTGCATCCCACCACACAG GCTCAGTAAAATCACCAACCGCCTGACCATCCAGAGGAAGAGCCAGTTCATGCAGAGGCTACACAGCTACTGGACTCTGAAACGACAATCACGGAATGGGGTCCCGCTACTCAGGCGCCTGCAAACACATCTTCAGTCTCAGAGGAACTGTGATCAAGTTGGG AGAGATTCTGAAGATAAAAACTGGGCCCTCAAAGAACAGCTCAAGTCCTGGCAGAGACTCCGGCATGACCTGGAACGAGCTCGACTGCTGGTGGAGTTGATCCGCAAGCGAgagaaactgaaaagggagacg ATCAAGATCCAGCAGATTGCCATGGAGATGCAGCTGACCcctttcctcatcctcctccgAAAAACCTTGGAGCAGCTCCAAGAGAAGGACACAGGCAACATCTTCAGCGAGCCGGTCCCTCTGTCTGAG GTACCTGACTACCTAGACCACATCAAAAAGCCCATGGACTTTTTCACCATGAAGCAGAACTTGGAGGCTTACCGCTACTTGAACTTTGATGATTTTGAGGAGGACTTCAACCTCATTGTCAGCAACTGCCTAAAGTATAATGCCAAGGACACCATCTTCTACAGGGCAGCAGTACGACTCCGTGAGCAGGGTGGTGCTGTGCTCCGTCAAGCCCGGCGCCAGGCAGAAAAAATGGGCATTGACTTTGAGACGGGCATGCATATCCCTCACAACCTGGCTGGAGATGAGGTCTCACACCACACTGAAGATG TAGAGGAAGAACGGCTGGTCCTGCTGGAGAACCAGAAACACCTGCCAGTAGAAGAACAGCTGAAGTTGTTGCTGGAGCGGCTGGACGAAGTCAATGCCAGCAAGCAGAGTGTGGGCCGCTCCCGGCGTGCAAAGATGATCAAAAAGGAGATGACAGCATTGCGGCGGAAGCTTGCGCACCAGAGGGAGACTGGCCGGGATGGGCCTGAGCGTCATGGCCCCTCAGGTCGGGGCAATCTGACACCCCACCCAGCAGCCTGTGACAAGGATGGACAGACTGACAGTGCTGCAGAAGAGAGCAGCAGCCAGGAAACAAGCAAAG GCCTGGGTCCCAACATGTCCTCAACCCCCGCACATGAGGTGGGCAGGAGAACCTCAGTTCTGTTCTCCAAAAAGAACCCGAAGACAGCTGGACCGCCCAAGAGGCCGGGCCGGCCCCCCAAAAACCGGGAGAGCCAGATGACCCCCAGCCACGGAGGCAGTCCTGTGGGGCCCCCTCAACTTCCCATCATGGGCTCCCTACGTCAGCGCAAGCGGGGTAGGAGCCCCCGGCCCAGTTCAAGCTCAGACAGCGACAGTGATAAGTCCACAGAAGATCCCCCAATGG ACTTACCAGCCAATGGCTTCAGCAGTGGGAACCAGCCAGTGAAGAAGAGTTTCTTGGTGTACCGTAATGACTGCAACCTTCCTCGGAGTAGCTCAGACTCTgagtccagcagcagcagcagcagcagtgcgGCCTCAGACCGGACCAG CACAACACCCTCAAAACAAGGCCGGGGCAAGCCCTCCTTCTCTCGGGGCACATTCCCAGAGGACAGCAGTGAAGATACCTCAGGCACTGAGAATGAGGCCTACTCCGTGGGCACTGGCCGCGGCGTGGGCCACAGCAGTAAGTACCCTCACCCAAAGTCAGGGGTGCTGGGGACCCAGTTTCAAGGCCTTGCCGGCCCCCCAGCTGCTGATGTGCCCCCTCTCTCCCGTTCCTGTGAAGTGGTAAGAAAGAGTCTGGGTCGAGGAGCTGGCTGGCTGTCAGAGGATGAGGACTCCCCGTTGGATGCTCTGGACCTTGTGTGGGCCAAATGCCGAGGCTATCCATCATACCCAGCTCTG ATCATTGATCCAAAGATGCCCCGAGAAGGTATGTTCCACCATGGGGTTCCTATCCCTGTACCACCACTGGAGGTTCTGAAACTTGGGGAACAGATGACACAGGAAGCCCGGGAGCACCTCTACCTCGTTCTCTTCTTTGACAACAAACGAACCTG GCAGTGGCTTCCCCGGACTAAACTCGTTCCTTTGGGTGTGAACCAGGATCTAGACAAAGAGAAGATGCTGGAGGGCCGGAAGTCTAACATCCGCAAGTCAGTGCAGATTGCCTACCACAGGGCTCTGCAGCACCGCAGCAAGGTGCAGGGTGAGCAGAGCAGTGAGACCAGCGATAGTGACTGA
- the Brpf1 gene encoding peregrin isoform X2, with protein MGVDFDVKTFCHNLRATKPPYECPVETCRKVYKSYSGIEYHLYHYDHDSPPPPQQTPLRKHKKKGRQSRPANKQSPSPSEVSQSPGREVMSYAQAQRMVEVDLHGRVHRISIFDNLDVVSEDEEAPEEAPENGSNKENTETPAATPKSGKHKNKEKRKDSNHHHHSTPASAAPKLPEVVYRELEQDTPDAPPRPTSYYRYIEKSAEELDEEVEYDMDEEDYIWLDIMNERRKTEGVSPIPQEIFEYLMDRLEKESYFESHNKGDPNALVDEDAVCCICNDGECQNSNVILFCDMCNLAVHQECYGVPYIPEGQWLCRRCLQSPSRAVDCALCPNKGGAFKQTDDGRWAHVVCALWIPEVCFANTVFLEPIDSIEHIPPARWKLTCYICKQRGSGACIQCHKANCYTAFHVTCAQQAGLYMKMEPVRETGANGTSFSVRKTAYCDIHTPPGSARRLPALSHSEGEEEEDEEEDEGKSWSSEKVKKAKAKSRIKMKKARKILAEKRAAAPVVSVPCIPPHRLSKITNRLTIQRKSQFMQRLHSYWTLKRQSRNGVPLLRRLQTHLQSQRNCDQVGRDSEDKNWALKEQLKSWQRLRHDLERARLLVELIRKREKLKRETIKIQQIAMEMQLTPFLILLRKTLEQLQEKDTGNIFSEPVPLSEVTELDEVPDYLDHIKKPMDFFTMKQNLEAYRYLNFDDFEEDFNLIVSNCLKYNAKDTIFYRAAVRLREQGGAVLRQARRQAEKMGIDFETGMHIPHNLAGDEVSHHTEDVEEERLVLLENQKHLPVEEQLKLLLERLDEVNASKQSVGRSRRAKMIKKEMTALRRKLAHQRETGRDGPERHGPSGRGNLTPHPAACDKDGQTDSAAEESSSQETSKGLGPNMSSTPAHEVGRRTSVLFSKKNPKTAGPPKRPGRPPKNRESQMTPSHGGSPVGPPQLPIMGSLRQRKRGRSPRPSSSSDSDSDKSTEDPPMDLPANGFSSGNQPVKKSFLVYRNDCNLPRSSSDSESSSSSSSSAASDRTSTTPSKQGRGKPSFSRGTFPEDSSEDTSGTENEAYSVGTGRGVGHSMVRKSLGRGAGWLSEDEDSPLDALDLVWAKCRGYPSYPALIIDPKMPREGMFHHGVPIPVPPLEVLKLGEQMTQEAREHLYLVLFFDNKRTWQWLPRTKLVPLGVNQDLDKEKMLEGRKSNIRKSVQIAYHRALQHRSKVQGEQSSETSDSD; from the exons ATGGGGGTGGACTTTGATGTGAAGACCTTCTGCCACAACTTGCGGGCAACTAAGCCACCATATGAGTGCCCTGTGGAGACTTGCCGCAAGGTTTACAAGAGTTACAGTGGTATCGAGTACCACCTGTACCACTATGATCATGACAGCCCACCGCCCCCACAGCAGACCCCGCTGCGCAAGCACAAAAAGAAAGGGCGCCAGTCACGACCAGCCAACAAGCAGTCACCCAGCCCCTCTGAGGTCTCCCAGTCACCAGGCCGAGAGGTGATGAGCTATGCTCAGGCCCAGCGCATGGTAGAAGTGGACCTTCATGGCCGTGTCCACCGAATCAGCATCTTTGACAACTTGGATGTGGTGTCAGAGGATGAGGAGGCCCCTGAAGAGGCCCCTGAGAATGGCAGCAACAAGGAAAACACTGAGACACCTGCGGCTACACCTAAGtcaggcaagcataagaacaagGAGAAACGAAAAGActccaaccaccaccaccacagtacTCCTGCCAGTGCTGCTCCCAAACTGCCTGAGGTGGTGTACCGTGAGCTAGAGCAAGATACCCCTGACGCACCGCCCAGGCCCACTTCATACTACCG GTACATCGAGAAGTCTGCAGAAGAGCTGGATGAGGAGGTGGAGTATGACATGGATGAAGAGGACTACATCTGGCTGGATATCATGAATGAGCGGCGGAAGACTGAGGGTGTAAGTCCCATCCCACAGGAGATTTTTGAGTACTTAATGGACCGGTTGGAGAAGGAGTCGTACTTTGAGAGTCACAATAAAGGTGACCCCAATGCACTAGTGGATGAAGATGCTGTGTGCTGTATCTGCAATGATGGCGAGTGCCAGAACAGCAATGTCATCCTCTTCTGTGACATGTGCAACTTGGCTGTGCACCAGGAGTGCTACGGTGTCCCCTATATCCCTGAAGGCCAGTGGCTGTGCCGCCGTTGCCTGCAGTCACCTTCTCGTGCAGTGGATTGTGCTCTGTGCCCCAATAAGGGCGGTGCCTTCAAGCAGACAGATGATGGCCGCTGGGCCCACGTGGTGTGTGCCTTGTGGATCCCTGAGGTCTGCTTTGCCAACACAGTCTTCCTAGAACCTATTGACAGCATTGAGCACATCCCACCAGCTCGGTGGAAGCTCACTTGCTACATTTGTAAACAGCGGGGTTCTGGAGCCTGCATCCAGTGCCATAAGGCCAATTGCTACACAGCCTTCCATGTGACATGTGCCCAACAGGCTGGCCTTTACATGAAGATGGAACCTGTGCGGGAGACAGGTGCCAATGGTACTTCCTTTAGCGTCCGCAAGACAGCCTACTGTGACATCCACACACCCCCAGGTTCTGCTCGTCGCCTGCCTGCCCTGTCCCACAGTGagggtgaggaagaagaagatgaggaagaagatgagggtAAGAGCTGGAGCTCAGAGAAGGTCAAGAAGGCCAAGGCTAAGTCCCGGATTAAGATGAAGAAAGCTCGGAAGATCTTGGCAGAGAAGAGGGCAGCAGCACCTGTGGTGTCCGTGCCCTGCATCCCACCACACAG GCTCAGTAAAATCACCAACCGCCTGACCATCCAGAGGAAGAGCCAGTTCATGCAGAGGCTACACAGCTACTGGACTCTGAAACGACAATCACGGAATGGGGTCCCGCTACTCAGGCGCCTGCAAACACATCTTCAGTCTCAGAGGAACTGTGATCAAGTTGGG AGAGATTCTGAAGATAAAAACTGGGCCCTCAAAGAACAGCTCAAGTCCTGGCAGAGACTCCGGCATGACCTGGAACGAGCTCGACTGCTGGTGGAGTTGATCCGCAAGCGAgagaaactgaaaagggagacg ATCAAGATCCAGCAGATTGCCATGGAGATGCAGCTGACCcctttcctcatcctcctccgAAAAACCTTGGAGCAGCTCCAAGAGAAGGACACAGGCAACATCTTCAGCGAGCCGGTCCCTCTGTCTGAGGTAACCGAATTGGACGAA GTACCTGACTACCTAGACCACATCAAAAAGCCCATGGACTTTTTCACCATGAAGCAGAACTTGGAGGCTTACCGCTACTTGAACTTTGATGATTTTGAGGAGGACTTCAACCTCATTGTCAGCAACTGCCTAAAGTATAATGCCAAGGACACCATCTTCTACAGGGCAGCAGTACGACTCCGTGAGCAGGGTGGTGCTGTGCTCCGTCAAGCCCGGCGCCAGGCAGAAAAAATGGGCATTGACTTTGAGACGGGCATGCATATCCCTCACAACCTGGCTGGAGATGAGGTCTCACACCACACTGAAGATG TAGAGGAAGAACGGCTGGTCCTGCTGGAGAACCAGAAACACCTGCCAGTAGAAGAACAGCTGAAGTTGTTGCTGGAGCGGCTGGACGAAGTCAATGCCAGCAAGCAGAGTGTGGGCCGCTCCCGGCGTGCAAAGATGATCAAAAAGGAGATGACAGCATTGCGGCGGAAGCTTGCGCACCAGAGGGAGACTGGCCGGGATGGGCCTGAGCGTCATGGCCCCTCAGGTCGGGGCAATCTGACACCCCACCCAGCAGCCTGTGACAAGGATGGACAGACTGACAGTGCTGCAGAAGAGAGCAGCAGCCAGGAAACAAGCAAAG GCCTGGGTCCCAACATGTCCTCAACCCCCGCACATGAGGTGGGCAGGAGAACCTCAGTTCTGTTCTCCAAAAAGAACCCGAAGACAGCTGGACCGCCCAAGAGGCCGGGCCGGCCCCCCAAAAACCGGGAGAGCCAGATGACCCCCAGCCACGGAGGCAGTCCTGTGGGGCCCCCTCAACTTCCCATCATGGGCTCCCTACGTCAGCGCAAGCGGGGTAGGAGCCCCCGGCCCAGTTCAAGCTCAGACAGCGACAGTGATAAGTCCACAGAAGATCCCCCAATGG ACTTACCAGCCAATGGCTTCAGCAGTGGGAACCAGCCAGTGAAGAAGAGTTTCTTGGTGTACCGTAATGACTGCAACCTTCCTCGGAGTAGCTCAGACTCTgagtccagcagcagcagcagcagcagtgcgGCCTCAGACCGGACCAG CACAACACCCTCAAAACAAGGCCGGGGCAAGCCCTCCTTCTCTCGGGGCACATTCCCAGAGGACAGCAGTGAAGATACCTCAGGCACTGAGAATGAGGCCTACTCCGTGGGCACTGGCCGCGGCGTGGGCCACAGCA TGGTAAGAAAGAGTCTGGGTCGAGGAGCTGGCTGGCTGTCAGAGGATGAGGACTCCCCGTTGGATGCTCTGGACCTTGTGTGGGCCAAATGCCGAGGCTATCCATCATACCCAGCTCTG ATCATTGATCCAAAGATGCCCCGAGAAGGTATGTTCCACCATGGGGTTCCTATCCCTGTACCACCACTGGAGGTTCTGAAACTTGGGGAACAGATGACACAGGAAGCCCGGGAGCACCTCTACCTCGTTCTCTTCTTTGACAACAAACGAACCTG GCAGTGGCTTCCCCGGACTAAACTCGTTCCTTTGGGTGTGAACCAGGATCTAGACAAAGAGAAGATGCTGGAGGGCCGGAAGTCTAACATCCGCAAGTCAGTGCAGATTGCCTACCACAGGGCTCTGCAGCACCGCAGCAAGGTGCAGGGTGAGCAGAGCAGTGAGACCAGCGATAGTGACTGA
- the Brpf1 gene encoding peregrin isoform X3 produces the protein MGVDFDVKTFCHNLRATKPPYECPVETCRKVYKSYSGIEYHLYHYDHDSPPPPQQTPLRKHKKKGRQSRPANKQSPSPSEVSQSPGREVMSYAQAQRMVEVDLHGRVHRISIFDNLDVVSEDEEAPEEAPENGSNKENTETPAATPKSGKHKNKEKRKDSNHHHHSTPASAAPKLPEVVYRELEQDTPDAPPRPTSYYRYIEKSAEELDEEVEYDMDEEDYIWLDIMNERRKTEGVSPIPQEIFEYLMDRLEKESYFESHNKGDPNALVDEDAVCCICNDGECQNSNVILFCDMCNLAVHQECYGVPYIPEGQWLCRRCLQSPSRAVDCALCPNKGGAFKQTDDGRWAHVVCALWIPEVCFANTVFLEPIDSIEHIPPARWKLTCYICKQRGSGACIQCHKANCYTAFHVTCAQQAGLYMKMEPVRETGANGTSFSVRKTAYCDIHTPPGSARRLPALSHSEGEEEEDEEEDEGKSWSSEKVKKAKAKSRIKMKKARKILAEKRAAAPVVSVPCIPPHRLSKITNRLTIQRKSQFMQRLHSYWTLKRQSRNGVPLLRRLQTHLQSQRNCDQVGRDSEDKNWALKEQLKSWQRLRHDLERARLLVELIRKREKLKRETIKIQQIAMEMQLTPFLILLRKTLEQLQEKDTGNIFSEPVPLSEVTELDEVPDYLDHIKKPMDFFTMKQNLEAYRYLNFDDFEEDFNLIVSNCLKYNAKDTIFYRAAVRLREQGGAVLRQARRQAEKMGIDFETGMHIPHNLAGDEVSHHTEDEEERLVLLENQKHLPVEEQLKLLLERLDEVNASKQSVGRSRRAKMIKKEMTALRRKLAHQRETGRDGPERHGPSGRGNLTPHPAACDKDGQTDSAAEESSSQETSKGLGPNMSSTPAHEVGRRTSVLFSKKNPKTAGPPKRPGRPPKNRESQMTPSHGGSPVGPPQLPIMGSLRQRKRGRSPRPSSSSDSDSDKSTEDPPMDLPANGFSSGNQPVKKSFLVYRNDCNLPRSSSDSESSSSSSSSAASDRTSTTPSKQGRGKPSFSRGTFPEDSSEDTSGTENEAYSVGTGRGVGHSMVRKSLGRGAGWLSEDEDSPLDALDLVWAKCRGYPSYPALIIDPKMPREGMFHHGVPIPVPPLEVLKLGEQMTQEAREHLYLVLFFDNKRTWQWLPRTKLVPLGVNQDLDKEKMLEGRKSNIRKSVQIAYHRALQHRSKVQGEQSSETSDSD, from the exons ATGGGGGTGGACTTTGATGTGAAGACCTTCTGCCACAACTTGCGGGCAACTAAGCCACCATATGAGTGCCCTGTGGAGACTTGCCGCAAGGTTTACAAGAGTTACAGTGGTATCGAGTACCACCTGTACCACTATGATCATGACAGCCCACCGCCCCCACAGCAGACCCCGCTGCGCAAGCACAAAAAGAAAGGGCGCCAGTCACGACCAGCCAACAAGCAGTCACCCAGCCCCTCTGAGGTCTCCCAGTCACCAGGCCGAGAGGTGATGAGCTATGCTCAGGCCCAGCGCATGGTAGAAGTGGACCTTCATGGCCGTGTCCACCGAATCAGCATCTTTGACAACTTGGATGTGGTGTCAGAGGATGAGGAGGCCCCTGAAGAGGCCCCTGAGAATGGCAGCAACAAGGAAAACACTGAGACACCTGCGGCTACACCTAAGtcaggcaagcataagaacaagGAGAAACGAAAAGActccaaccaccaccaccacagtacTCCTGCCAGTGCTGCTCCCAAACTGCCTGAGGTGGTGTACCGTGAGCTAGAGCAAGATACCCCTGACGCACCGCCCAGGCCCACTTCATACTACCG GTACATCGAGAAGTCTGCAGAAGAGCTGGATGAGGAGGTGGAGTATGACATGGATGAAGAGGACTACATCTGGCTGGATATCATGAATGAGCGGCGGAAGACTGAGGGTGTAAGTCCCATCCCACAGGAGATTTTTGAGTACTTAATGGACCGGTTGGAGAAGGAGTCGTACTTTGAGAGTCACAATAAAGGTGACCCCAATGCACTAGTGGATGAAGATGCTGTGTGCTGTATCTGCAATGATGGCGAGTGCCAGAACAGCAATGTCATCCTCTTCTGTGACATGTGCAACTTGGCTGTGCACCAGGAGTGCTACGGTGTCCCCTATATCCCTGAAGGCCAGTGGCTGTGCCGCCGTTGCCTGCAGTCACCTTCTCGTGCAGTGGATTGTGCTCTGTGCCCCAATAAGGGCGGTGCCTTCAAGCAGACAGATGATGGCCGCTGGGCCCACGTGGTGTGTGCCTTGTGGATCCCTGAGGTCTGCTTTGCCAACACAGTCTTCCTAGAACCTATTGACAGCATTGAGCACATCCCACCAGCTCGGTGGAAGCTCACTTGCTACATTTGTAAACAGCGGGGTTCTGGAGCCTGCATCCAGTGCCATAAGGCCAATTGCTACACAGCCTTCCATGTGACATGTGCCCAACAGGCTGGCCTTTACATGAAGATGGAACCTGTGCGGGAGACAGGTGCCAATGGTACTTCCTTTAGCGTCCGCAAGACAGCCTACTGTGACATCCACACACCCCCAGGTTCTGCTCGTCGCCTGCCTGCCCTGTCCCACAGTGagggtgaggaagaagaagatgaggaagaagatgagggtAAGAGCTGGAGCTCAGAGAAGGTCAAGAAGGCCAAGGCTAAGTCCCGGATTAAGATGAAGAAAGCTCGGAAGATCTTGGCAGAGAAGAGGGCAGCAGCACCTGTGGTGTCCGTGCCCTGCATCCCACCACACAG GCTCAGTAAAATCACCAACCGCCTGACCATCCAGAGGAAGAGCCAGTTCATGCAGAGGCTACACAGCTACTGGACTCTGAAACGACAATCACGGAATGGGGTCCCGCTACTCAGGCGCCTGCAAACACATCTTCAGTCTCAGAGGAACTGTGATCAAGTTGGG AGAGATTCTGAAGATAAAAACTGGGCCCTCAAAGAACAGCTCAAGTCCTGGCAGAGACTCCGGCATGACCTGGAACGAGCTCGACTGCTGGTGGAGTTGATCCGCAAGCGAgagaaactgaaaagggagacg ATCAAGATCCAGCAGATTGCCATGGAGATGCAGCTGACCcctttcctcatcctcctccgAAAAACCTTGGAGCAGCTCCAAGAGAAGGACACAGGCAACATCTTCAGCGAGCCGGTCCCTCTGTCTGAGGTAACCGAATTGGACGAA GTACCTGACTACCTAGACCACATCAAAAAGCCCATGGACTTTTTCACCATGAAGCAGAACTTGGAGGCTTACCGCTACTTGAACTTTGATGATTTTGAGGAGGACTTCAACCTCATTGTCAGCAACTGCCTAAAGTATAATGCCAAGGACACCATCTTCTACAGGGCAGCAGTACGACTCCGTGAGCAGGGTGGTGCTGTGCTCCGTCAAGCCCGGCGCCAGGCAGAAAAAATGGGCATTGACTTTGAGACGGGCATGCATATCCCTCACAACCTGGCTGGAGATGAGGTCTCACACCACACTGAAGATG AGGAAGAACGGCTGGTCCTGCTGGAGAACCAGAAACACCTGCCAGTAGAAGAACAGCTGAAGTTGTTGCTGGAGCGGCTGGACGAAGTCAATGCCAGCAAGCAGAGTGTGGGCCGCTCCCGGCGTGCAAAGATGATCAAAAAGGAGATGACAGCATTGCGGCGGAAGCTTGCGCACCAGAGGGAGACTGGCCGGGATGGGCCTGAGCGTCATGGCCCCTCAGGTCGGGGCAATCTGACACCCCACCCAGCAGCCTGTGACAAGGATGGACAGACTGACAGTGCTGCAGAAGAGAGCAGCAGCCAGGAAACAAGCAAAG GCCTGGGTCCCAACATGTCCTCAACCCCCGCACATGAGGTGGGCAGGAGAACCTCAGTTCTGTTCTCCAAAAAGAACCCGAAGACAGCTGGACCGCCCAAGAGGCCGGGCCGGCCCCCCAAAAACCGGGAGAGCCAGATGACCCCCAGCCACGGAGGCAGTCCTGTGGGGCCCCCTCAACTTCCCATCATGGGCTCCCTACGTCAGCGCAAGCGGGGTAGGAGCCCCCGGCCCAGTTCAAGCTCAGACAGCGACAGTGATAAGTCCACAGAAGATCCCCCAATGG ACTTACCAGCCAATGGCTTCAGCAGTGGGAACCAGCCAGTGAAGAAGAGTTTCTTGGTGTACCGTAATGACTGCAACCTTCCTCGGAGTAGCTCAGACTCTgagtccagcagcagcagcagcagcagtgcgGCCTCAGACCGGACCAG CACAACACCCTCAAAACAAGGCCGGGGCAAGCCCTCCTTCTCTCGGGGCACATTCCCAGAGGACAGCAGTGAAGATACCTCAGGCACTGAGAATGAGGCCTACTCCGTGGGCACTGGCCGCGGCGTGGGCCACAGCA TGGTAAGAAAGAGTCTGGGTCGAGGAGCTGGCTGGCTGTCAGAGGATGAGGACTCCCCGTTGGATGCTCTGGACCTTGTGTGGGCCAAATGCCGAGGCTATCCATCATACCCAGCTCTG ATCATTGATCCAAAGATGCCCCGAGAAGGTATGTTCCACCATGGGGTTCCTATCCCTGTACCACCACTGGAGGTTCTGAAACTTGGGGAACAGATGACACAGGAAGCCCGGGAGCACCTCTACCTCGTTCTCTTCTTTGACAACAAACGAACCTG GCAGTGGCTTCCCCGGACTAAACTCGTTCCTTTGGGTGTGAACCAGGATCTAGACAAAGAGAAGATGCTGGAGGGCCGGAAGTCTAACATCCGCAAGTCAGTGCAGATTGCCTACCACAGGGCTCTGCAGCACCGCAGCAAGGTGCAGGGTGAGCAGAGCAGTGAGACCAGCGATAGTGACTGA